In the genome of Burkholderia sp. PAMC 26561, one region contains:
- a CDS encoding SWIM zinc finger family protein, with translation MCAKARQSLFFGILTLAVIKSLADTKTLARGKAYFQEGAVSVLKERKNILRAFVHGTYQYSVQLGIGSDGELTYECDCPVGADGIFCKHAVAVSFSWLENSGEEVFHIDKPEPARRGKNRKTYEELIREYVAGLGEEVLRELLLDAVERDIGLRDRLLFAARAAAADDAPSMKAAVREATRVSHPLDWREAGAYGDGLMSLVDMLRQRLAGPYASQVVELAEEAISGAEKSLEQIDDSSGDVMPAIMELAAVHLEACRQTHPDPLKLAERLFRFQTEGVWDTFYDVLPAYADALEEQGIQRYRTLVTSAWDKLAELPPSNEFRRSFDPLRMRLDRAMEAIAKGDGDVDALVLIRSKDLSSPYRFLLVAELCMQHARYDDGLSWAERGLSEFGKNVDQRLLTFCIEEYLRRSDFAKADAYAWRRFEMHPTAEGFAELMEVASATGQRGVTGARALDYLWERVRDEEAPTKATRGSWQAGTRTEMLKLFLCERDYAKAWETFCGGPVATHMWAQMAAIRAKTHPHDAIALYHRLLPIAADNGSRKARYDEAFGIVRTISNLRAKLEEHTVFVEELQTIRETYRAKRNFMKLLASLG, from the coding sequence ATGTGTGCCAAGGCCAGACAGTCGTTATTTTTCGGCATCCTCACCCTCGCCGTAATCAAGTCACTTGCGGACACGAAGACGCTCGCGCGCGGGAAAGCATATTTCCAAGAGGGTGCCGTGTCAGTTCTTAAAGAACGTAAAAACATCCTTCGTGCTTTTGTACACGGTACCTATCAGTACAGCGTTCAACTTGGGATTGGGAGCGACGGTGAACTGACCTACGAGTGTGACTGCCCTGTTGGCGCGGACGGGATCTTTTGCAAGCACGCGGTTGCTGTCTCGTTTTCTTGGCTCGAAAACTCGGGTGAGGAGGTGTTTCATATAGACAAGCCAGAACCCGCACGAAGGGGCAAAAATCGCAAGACGTACGAAGAACTGATACGCGAGTATGTTGCTGGATTGGGCGAAGAGGTTCTGAGAGAGTTGCTCCTCGACGCAGTCGAGCGCGACATCGGTTTGCGCGACAGGTTGCTTTTTGCTGCTCGTGCAGCGGCTGCCGATGACGCACCGAGCATGAAGGCAGCAGTTCGTGAAGCGACCCGCGTGTCTCACCCACTCGACTGGCGCGAGGCGGGCGCATACGGTGATGGTCTGATGTCTCTTGTGGACATGCTCCGTCAGCGACTTGCTGGCCCCTACGCTTCCCAGGTAGTCGAGCTTGCAGAAGAGGCGATATCTGGGGCGGAGAAAAGTCTGGAACAGATCGATGACTCGAGCGGCGATGTTATGCCCGCCATTATGGAGCTGGCGGCCGTGCACCTTGAAGCATGCCGGCAAACGCATCCGGACCCGTTGAAGCTTGCCGAACGATTGTTCCGTTTTCAAACTGAAGGCGTGTGGGACACGTTTTACGACGTCTTGCCAGCCTACGCGGACGCGCTCGAGGAGCAAGGAATACAACGCTATCGGACGCTTGTGACAAGTGCGTGGGACAAGCTTGCTGAACTACCTCCAAGCAACGAGTTTCGCCGATCGTTTGACCCCCTACGCATGCGACTTGACCGTGCGATGGAGGCGATTGCCAAAGGCGACGGCGACGTGGACGCACTTGTTCTCATTCGTTCAAAGGATCTGTCGAGCCCCTACCGTTTTTTGCTGGTCGCAGAACTTTGTATGCAGCATGCGCGCTACGACGACGGCCTGAGTTGGGCAGAACGGGGGCTCAGCGAATTCGGGAAGAACGTTGACCAACGCTTGCTCACATTCTGCATTGAGGAATATCTGCGTCGCAGCGATTTCGCGAAAGCCGATGCATATGCGTGGCGACGATTCGAAATGCATCCTACAGCCGAGGGGTTTGCAGAACTGATGGAGGTCGCCAGCGCGACCGGCCAACGAGGCGTTACGGGCGCTCGCGCGCTCGACTATCTCTGGGAACGGGTTCGGGACGAAGAAGCACCGACCAAAGCGACGCGAGGTTCCTGGCAAGCAGGAACACGAACGGAAATGCTTAAACTATTTCTTTGTGAACGCGACTATGCCAAGGCCTGGGAGACATTTTGCGGCGGTCCGGTGGCCACGCACATGTGGGCGCAAATGGCGGCGATTCGAGCGAAAACTCATCCGCATGATGCGATCGCTTTGTACCACCGATTGCTGCCGATCGCCGCTGATAATGGAAGCCGAAAAGCGCGCTATGACGAGGCGTTTGGCATCGTAAGGA
- a CDS encoding putative bifunctional diguanylate cyclase/phosphodiesterase codes for MQRDEFLLHYQPQIQIASGRIVGVEALIRWKHPVRGLLPPTQFIPLAEETGLIEPIGEWVLRTACAQAAAWHSSGLPALRMGINVSARQFNNPSLESVVAQVLADCGLAPEQLELEITESLSMKDPEESIRILASFKALGIGIAIDDFGTGYSNLVYLRRFRVRRIKLDRSFVSELGSESSSHAIVEAIVAMAHKLDLQVVAEGVETAEQREHLLRYGCDELQGFWFSRPVDAATCGSLLLCEIKPDNERAKA; via the coding sequence CTGCAACGGGACGAATTTCTGCTCCACTACCAACCCCAAATTCAGATTGCCAGTGGACGCATTGTCGGCGTTGAGGCGCTGATACGCTGGAAGCATCCCGTTCGCGGATTGCTGCCTCCGACACAGTTCATTCCGCTTGCCGAAGAGACTGGACTGATCGAGCCTATTGGCGAATGGGTGTTGCGAACCGCGTGCGCGCAAGCTGCTGCATGGCACAGCAGCGGGTTGCCGGCTCTGCGTATGGGTATTAATGTTTCGGCTCGTCAGTTCAACAATCCTTCGCTGGAATCGGTGGTCGCTCAGGTGCTCGCTGATTGCGGCCTGGCCCCTGAGCAATTGGAGCTTGAAATCACCGAGAGCCTTTCGATGAAAGACCCTGAGGAGAGTATCCGCATTCTGGCCAGCTTTAAGGCGCTCGGCATCGGTATCGCGATCGACGATTTTGGCACTGGTTATTCAAACCTTGTTTATCTGCGACGATTCCGCGTAAGACGGATTAAGCTGGATCGGTCGTTCGTCAGCGAGCTCGGTTCAGAATCAAGCAGCCACGCAATCGTCGAGGCAATCGTCGCAATGGCTCATAAACTTGACTTGCAGGTGGTTGCCGAGGGAGTCGAGACGGCCGAGCAGCGTGAACACTTGCTTCGCTACGGCTGCGACGAACTTCAGGGTTTCTGGTTTTCGCGGCCAGTTGATGCTGCCACATGCGGCAGCTTGCTGCTTTGCGAAATCAAACCGGATAACGAAAGAGCAAAGGCATAG